A segment of the Lycium barbarum isolate Lr01 chromosome 7, ASM1917538v2, whole genome shotgun sequence genome:
AAATGCAACAGATAACTAGGTTGTTGCAACGggtgtcatacttgttggacattgtccaacagattagtaacttgttgcaacaggtgtcatacttgttggacattgtccaacatattagtaacttgttgcaacaggtgtcatacttgttggacattgtccaacagattagtaacttgttgcaacagatgtcatacttgttggacattaTCCAACAGATGACCAAGTTTATTCTATATATATGTCTTAAGGCTTACCTCTTCCAAAGGAGGGTTAAAAAGATCAACACTCAATCTTGTGTTGCTCTTTGCAGTCAGCCATCTAAGCATTCTTGGAAAAGACACTTCTGAAGGGTAGTCCTTCACTTGTTGTCGGaggtgaggaatggcttcaaatgACCAAGCCTAGAAAACAAGATACCATCAAAATCAGAATGATGATATAAATACAAAAAGTACAAGAAATTGACATTGCAAATGCtttaccatgaaagcccaagggaagccatataaATTGACTGTATTCACTGTTGGCTTAAGCTCTTTCGATAAATAGTCAACAGTCAACTTGAAGCTTTCCCGGCCCCATCCATGGTTGTTGAATGCCTCATAGTCCTCCGCAAGTTTAAGCAAACCAAGTGGTATGTTCAGACTTGTATCTTTTGCCATAAGAACACAgtgcacaaaccaaactaaacacAAGGACTGCTTATGCTTTTTTGACATGGTTTTGGACTGCAAATCTACAAGCAGCTTATCTCCTTTGTAGCTTTTTCCAACTAACTCCACCAAACCAGTTTCATTCTTATCTTTTCCACCCTTTCCTACTTTCTTGGCTTCTTTGGCTGTCTTGGTAGTCCGGGCTGGCTTATTCAATACAACAGTAGGAAGCTCACAAGGATGACATCTAAGGCCAGTAACTATGGCAAACTCTTTCAAGCCAAAGCACACAGGCATGCCACAGTAATTAATCCAAAGCTCATCCTTTGCATTCGAAAGAATTCTACACTTCATAAGCCCAtataccattttcatttgaaaccgtGCACCGGTCTCTTCAGGCAGATCCAAATACACCCCAAAACAGCTTTTCCTAAAGAAATCCTCCAACCCCTGATTTTTAAGAATTAGcctaaacatatcaaagttcttgCCCATGCCTGATTTGACCGTAAGATCAAcggtcaaatcattattttcattcaatGGCATCCTCACGGCATACTTGTCAATACTGAAAACCTTGACGACCTCAGCAATGGAAGGTCTGTTATGATCTATGTCCAATCTACTAGAAGATTCTGCAATTAAATTGGCATTCACACTATTTCTCTTCTTTGTTCTTAATTCAGCTATGAACGTCGACAATTGAACTGTACTTTCGGAAGCACTACCcttttcatcatcttcatccaaTCCATCTACTCCATCAGCAGTTTCTTCAGCTTCTAACtcttcttcactttgttcatttgtATCTACTCCTTCTTGGCTCTGTACTTCCTCTctttctgaggattgattgtcagtttggctgTCTCTGTCCTCTATATTTGCTGATTCAACAATAGATTTTGCTAAATCAGCAAGATTCTCTAATGATGATTGCACTCTAGCTTTTTTATTATCTCTATGACCCTCAGTTGATTTCTCAACTTTTCTTTTGGCTGGAgacattttatctacacacaggagaaaaaaaaaagaagcttcaACTGATTAGTGCATCATTCAAAGTAAACAGATAATAACAAGTGCAACATTTGATCAAACAAAATACAACAAGTAACAAAATTCCCCAACAACTGAAGAATTTGTTGCAATAAATGATGtaactgttgcaacaagtgaataggttgttgcaacagattcttcAGTTGTTGAATAAGTGATTAAGGTGTtgtatatcttctacaaacacaaccaaataactgaagtaatgtccaacagatttatagttgttgcaacatattgtatagttgttgcaacaagtgtataacttgttgcaacaactataagtctgttggacatcttctacaaacagaaccaaaggactgaagctaagtccaacagatttgtagttgttgcaacaagtgatacacttgttgcaacaactatacaatatgttgcaataactataaatctgttggacatcttctacaaacagaaccaaaggaCTGAAGCTAAGttcaacagatttatagttgttgcaacatatgttatacttgttgcaacaagtgtataacttgttgcaacaactataaatctgttggacatcttctacaaacagaaccaaaggactgaagctaagtccaacagatttgtagttgttgcaacatatggtatacttgttgcaacaagtgtataacttgttgcaacaactataaatctgttggacataacaactataaatctgttggacatcttctacaaacagaaccaaaggactgaagctaagtccaacagatttgtagttgttgcaacatatggtatacttgttgcaacaagtgtatcacttgttgcaacaactataaatctgttggacatcttctacaaacagaaccaaagactgaagctaagtccaacagatttgtagttgttgcaacatattgtatactttttgaaacaagtgtataacttgttgcaacaactaaaaatctgttggatatcttctacaaaacaGAACCAAAAAACTGAAGTTATGTCCAACACATTTGTAGTTGTTGACACATattgtatacttgttgcaacaagtgtataacttgttgcaataacgaaaaatctgttggatatcttttacaaacaaaaccaaaaaactgaagctatgtccaacatatttgtagttgttgcaacatattatctacttgttggcacaagtgtagaaattgttgcaacaactaaaaatttgTTGGACATATCTTCTATATATAGAACCAGATAAATActaggacaagaacaaaaaaatcatCTATTGAATATCCactcctaaaccctgaaccataccaggacaacagcagaaaaaaatcatttatttcactacaaacacacaacaacaacaaaaacaacaataagaacaataacaacaacaagatgGATTTTATCCAAGCTTTTCCTAAACACTTAACCAAACCAAAACAACAAGCATCTACTTCCAAGACAACAGCCAAATCGTCTACTACAGACACACAATCatacaagttaaacaaaatacaccaaatgtATGTGTAATAATTCTTTATCCTTTCTTTTCCTAAACCATACCATAACAggacaacaccaacaccaacatcaacatcaacatcaacaccaacatcaacatcaacaccaacaccaacactaacaccaacaacaGTATTTCATTACAAATACACTAAATAGAGGTTTTAAAAGCAAGCAACCTCAGCAACTGTCAAATAAGTGCTGAAGTTGCTGTAGCAACTTACTCATCTGTTCGAAAAAGTCAACAAGATTGCAAGCCATTTTTTCGAAATCTTaaggagaacaagaacaaaaacattACAAAAAATCATAATTTGAGAACAATGTACGCTATTTACAAACGCAAAAACCCCAACAAGTTAAACAAATACCCTAAATAAGGGTTTTTCGAACAaggaacaacaaaataaacaacattgaagacaaactcatgttcttcttcttctttttctacaaCCAAAATCATCAATTTCTATCAAATAACTTTTGGAACAAGTGAAACAAAAACTTTACCTTGATaaaagaagaagcagcagcagcGGCACCTATAGAcgagggtgaagaagaagatgacaagAAAAAAGGAGAGATGAGAGACGTCAAAGTGAAGGAGATTAACTGTTGCTTGGGAGTTTTGATTTTGAAATATGGAAGAAGTGCGAGGGAGTTGTGGAGATGAACGGTTTTGGAAGTTTTGAATATTGAGTGGGTGTTTTAGTATAATGGGCGGGTGTTTTGGATTTTTTTGTAGTTTGTAAAAgattaaaaaattttaaaaattacatTTTGAACCTCAATCTTCTTAATCCtaaatttaattaagttttgaTGTGAGGTGGGCCCTACACGTCACTTTAGTAATTTCTTTTAGTCACGTAGAGTTAATTCTTCCCAGTTATAACCCTAAATAGCACAGATAAGTGCCTAAATCAGACACGGTTAATAGTTTTGAACTGGTAACAACTCTTCCTCTATTTTCCATCTCATAGTTGATAGTAGTCCCTGAAGGTGTCATCACGACACCCTAAAACTTCTTGTTAAGTTTCATTTCTAAAGTTTTACACTtccttcacataatttaaaaggaggtccttttttttttttttttttttgattctcTTGGGTATTCATGGAGCTTCTTTTATCTGAATTTCCATTGTAGTCCCTTCCTTTGGGTTGAATTTAACCTGTATACCCTCTTCTGTTGCACATACAATTTTGGCTACATTTTAGCTTTATTATGTGCTTATATGTATTTTCTCTATTACTGTTCTGATATCTCGTTGTTTCTTGTTCTTTGATTTTGTGTTTCTTGTGCTACAGTTTTCTCATTATTTCGTTGTTGTTACTGCTCTTTCTTCTGAATGCTATGTACTGCTTTCCATTTCacattattttgttgttgtttttgctttcatttatgtattttctttTCAAATTGCTTGAAATGCTTTTTACCTAAGCCaaaggtctatcggaaacagcctccctacccccCACAAAAGTAGGGGTAAGGTATGTATACATCCTACCCTcttcagaccccacttgtgggatcacactatgtatgttgttgttgtactgtTCTGATATTGGTGTCCGGGTATAGCTTTGTAGTTGCATTTAATGTAGCAATTGGAGGGTCTAAAGTTCTTGCTTTTGATTTCCTAAAAgtggttttagtgttgttgatgcAGATATTCTCTTTGGAAGCTTATCTTGTAGAGGAAATTATGACGGAAATCAATTCACAAGTAAAAGAAAACTCCTTAATTTTGATTAAGCAAGGTGCCGAGGCTGTAAGTTACTAGCTGTTATTCTATTTGTTATTTTTAAGAGTTCATTCCTCATTTAACGCCCGAAACAACAGTTATTTTGGTTATTGGATTTTGAGTAGTATCTACAGaactccctccattcacttttacttgtccactatacgaaaaataatttttcacttttactgtccactttagcatatcaaggGAAAGACTATGTTTTTCCCTCTTTATCCTTAACATTAACTACTAATTCCCAAAATCATTTCCCAAGATTTTTTGAAAATGCTAATAGTCATGGGTGTTATAGTaaaatatgcacttcatttattattttcttaaaggAAGTGCAAAGTCCATTGTGGacaagtgaacggagggagtagaagatagcTAGTTTAGTTTAGCTGTCTTCCTATGTAAATCTTCTAACAATATCTTATGCTTCCTTCTTGTTGTTTTCACCTTTTATTCAGAGAGtatttgagtcatcttttgtggGAAAGAGGTGTATAGTTAAGGAGCGGTTCTCAAAAAAATACAGGCATCCAACTTTGGACACAAAGCTCACTCTCAAACGCTTAAATGCGGTTAGTTGAACTAGAAATTGCTACTTCCTTATTGGATTATTGTTTGCCAGTACGCTTGCATGACTTTAAGATATTTTAATGCTGGAGCAGGAGGCCCGCTGTATGACTAAAGCTAGAAGGCTAGGGGTTTTAACTCCAGTTCTTTATGCTGTTGATGTTGTGTCGCACACATTGACATTTGAATATTTGGAAGGCTCTTTAGTCAAAGACATACTTCTCGATTTTGGATCACATGGTATAGTTGAAGAAAGAATGAATGACATAGCATTCCATATTGGTTCGGCAATGGGCAAGCTCCATGACGGTGGCCTTATTCATGGGGATTTGACCACATCAAATATGTTAATCCGCAAGGATACCAATCGATTGGTAGGTGTTTGTGAAAGGTCTTATCTAAGACTCTGTGGGTCTATTGGGTAATATATACTAAATGAAAAAAACTTTGTTGCAGTTTCTTTCCCTTTTTTGTTTTTCGATTTTCCTTTCTTGGAATGACATGGGCTTGAATAGAGCGTAATAGATAAGAGGTATTCATATAGTGTGCATTAGGTAGTTTGGAATTGATGCATAGTTCATTGATTGATTGATTCTTAACCTGCATCTTGCTAAATAAATTGTAATCGGTAGAATAGTGTTTGAACAGGTATTGATTGATTTTGGTCTGAGCTTTACATCAACCCTTCCAGAAGATAAAGCAGTAGATTTATATGTACTTGAACGAGCATTGCTTTCAATGCACTCTTCATGTGGAAATGTGGTAAGTATGGTCATTAGTCCTTTCTGTTTGTTTTGGttgcctttttctttttgcatGTTATAAACATGACCCCCCTACTCCCAAACACCCCCTCCCCAACAAAAAGAAATACCAGCATGACCAAAAGTGTTTTCCACCCATAATCAGCGTCTTATGGAGGTGGATATAATCTTGTAACTATCTGTTTTTTGTAGATGGATAGGATACTTGCTGCATATAGGAAATCCTCCAAACAATGGTCGTCAACTCTGAACAAGTTCGCCGAAGGTGTGTAATTTCGTAGTTATGTTCCCTTCAGTCTTCTAGAGTTGTCAACAATGTGATGTTTAAATTAATTGCTGCACTGACTTCTTGTGTCTTTTTGGATTACAACTCCTTTTAGTGCGACAAAGAGGTAGAAAACGTACCATGATTGGATGAGCTGCCTCAACAATCTACTCCACATGTAGGTACGATTAATTGTTATGGGTAGTATTTATGGAACATGTTTAGTATACACTTGTGTACTAATATATATGTCTTAGTTAGAACCTCTACCAATTCATGCATTAGCTTTCTTCCTTTAATGTCCTCCGCAGAGAGGACTTCAGGTTGATAGACAAGCTTTACAAAGTTTTCTCAGATGTAAAATTTGTGAACAAgagctgcatatatatatatatatataacacacaCACTCTGGCTTAGATTATCAAGAAACATGGTTTTTCTGATACTCTTTCCCACTCTGTTGCTTGATTTTTGAGCTACAGGGCAATATAACTGGTCTGATCAAAGTTTGTAGATTACTAAAATACTTAAAGACTGTGCAATATGTTCAGCTTTAAAACTTCAAAAGTTTTTAACGCTTGAAGTTGCCTCCTCTTAGTTGTTCAGTAGCAGTACTATCTTTCAAAAATCCACTGTTGTCTCTTCAATACAGAATTACATAGTTGTTCAATTGCAAGTTGTTGGTGAGGCTGTTGCTTAATTTACCACCTCTACATTGATTCTACAGCTACTCTGAGCATTGCTGGGCGATAAGCAATTATACTACTGGATATTGATGGGAATATGGAGGACAGTTGTGTTATGGTTAAGTGGCAATGCAGCTATTTATGGTGAAATATTTGGATGTTTTCGATTATGTTTTAGATATTTGAGTCTATCATTGATTTTTGATATTTTATGTGCACTGAATAGGGTTCCGTTTTAAAGGGTATCTGTCaatcaaaaagtgataaaatTCAGTTTAAGATGGTGCAAATTTCATACAATAGCAAGCTTGTTTCAGATTATGAGCTACATTAACTTCTGCTTTGTGGTGTTAACTTATTTCCTAGTTTTGACTGGATTAATTTGTTCTGATCCTTTATTCACGGTGACACTAGAAGACGTTTGTGCACACTATTGTATTTTAATTTGTATATACATAATTACTTATCAAGAAATCGCACCCATAAAGAAGTTGCTGTCTAATTGATTTGACTTTGGATTTTGGTCAAATTTTATTATTCTGCTAACATTATTTAATTACTTATCAAGAAATTGCACCCATAAAGAAGTTGCTGTCTAATTGATTGACTTTGGATTTTGGTCAAATTTTATTATTCTGCTAACATTATAAAAACTTGCCTATGATTGCAGTACCAAATTTTAATTTTGTAAAGAGATATACATATTGAGGAATCTTAGGTTGTGTATTCACTGCATTAGCTCGATACCTAAACATTTTGAAGATTCACTTGCTCCTAGATGGGGAATACAAGATTCTGAAGAAACTGTACATTAATGAAAGTTTTTCTTTTCAATCAACTATCGAATTATCATTCAAGCGACAACGTTGGAATTTAACATGAATGACCATAGATAAGCCACAGCAGCAAAAAGAAGTAATTGCTTAAAAATAACCTTTTGCATACTTTCATCTCAAAATCGGTAGTCGCAGTGGTTTATTATGACAACTGAACTGataattttaataattaattAGTTATTCTCGGAGTTACATGTCACATTTTCAATTTAACTAGCACCAAATACTCTGGGAATATCGTCACATTTGGTAGAGAGCGTTCCCAGCAGGAATCCGAATTAATCGTAAGCAGATATTGGGCACGGATGGGAAGTccaaacaaaagaagagaaattgaCATAAATAACCGCCCATCAAcataatagccagcaaatgtatatTGTTTGTATATTAATGTATAATATAAATAAACTATATACTTTTAATACATAAcagtgtatatattttgtatatttggctagTGAATGTAATTATTTCGCCGACCGGTCAAATGTgtattttaccaaaaaaaaaaaaaaaaattgcacaaaACAGGGCCTAAATCTTCATGGATCACAGTCTAGACCCAATCTGAGAAACTACTGAAATATATGAGATTGGATCTTTTCCCTTTTCAAATAAAACACAATAACTTGTTTCAAACACATAATTAAGAACTTATTATGACTATTTTCTAAGCTTTTATTGTTCTTGAAACAATTAGTTCACAATTATTTGCTTCTCTACTTGTCCTTTTTCAAGTTGCACTTTTCTGATGGGCAAACATTTGACCCTTCAAGTGAGCCTAAAACTAGTTATTTTCCATATCCAGTAATTGCTTTCTAGCTTTAGGCATTCTAGTGGCGCTGAAACTAAGATGGATCGAAACTGGCAATCTCCATTTTAGAATACATAAACCATTATTTCCTTTCGCGGAATACATCCAATTCACATGTAAAGTACATATGTTACAACACAACAAACATATGGATCAACTACTTGAATTGCTGTTTCTAAATAACAAGATTTGTTACGTAAAGTGCCTTCATTGGGAATTATGTAGTTCAGAGTCTGGAACCTTGATCTGCTTGAGAAAACTGCTGCCTCAGTACCCTTCTCATGACTTTATTTGTTGCTGTTCTTGGAAGGGAAGGGAGAGGAACTATACTGGAAACCTGCACATTTTGTATTTAGATGAGACAATATCTCCTAACATACTAACAACCTTTCAGGCCTATGCTATACCTTGAACAATGGATTCAACTTCCTCTGCAAAGCTGTGTTGAAAGAAATCAGCAAATTAACCAAGTCGTGCTCCAATTTATCTGAACCCTTGAACACGACAGCAATTACCAACTTCTCGGGCCCACCTCCAGCAGGCGGTACTCCAACTGCTGCTGTCTCTAGTATATTTTCATCTACTACATTGCATATTCGCTCAATCTCAAGTGAACTCACCTGCCAAAACAGACTAGCAGAACTCTTAGGAAAGCATACAATCCAGTACGAAGAAACGCTTGGCAACTCAAATGTTCATTCGTATGCATAGTTTACTGGATCTTAATACTAAACAGATACTTTCGGATACAATTCGAGGCTAAATGCAGACCTTTATACCCCCTAGGTTCATTGTATCATCTGCACGACCATGTGCATGGTAATATCCTTTAGAAGTACGTTCAAACACATCCCCATGCCTTCTTAGAACCTGTGATACAAATAGTGTCAAACAAGCTATTGTTGGTAAACTGAAATAGCTTAGACTATGGGAtttgcattacctttccattaaAAACAGGCATTCCTTTGAAGTAGACCTCATTGTGGTCCGCGTTCAGCAATGTACTTGAAGCTCCAAATATGAGAGGACCAAGGGCCAATTCACCGATCCCAGGAACATCTGATGGCTACACAAAAGGAAAAATAGCAGTCTTAAAGTGTCCCACACTAGTGGAGGGAATGAGCTATTGTCTCCTACTCCCCTTAATTCTCACCTCATGAGTTAGTTAGCCTATGGGATTGAGTCAAACTcaagtatcatttttttttttttggtatcaaAATCAGACCTATTCCTATCTTGGTTCCCAATTTTAGGCCTTATATTATATTGTCCACACACTGGATGTCCTGTCCTGAGCGTGGGGGGAAGTGGGGGATGTTAAGTTTCCTACATTGGTTGAGGGAACTATGTtgtctccttatatggtcttgggCAATCTTGATGTGGGCCAAGCTTCACCAAAGGCATTTACTAGAAGCCAAGCAAGGGAGTTCAAGGACTTTAAGGCTTGTTCATGAAGATGGAAGCTATGGGTGGAGTATGAAGAAGTGAAGCTGAAGGAAAGAAAATCTCAAATTGGACCCCAGGGAGGCTTTTTGGAACACTGCTGATGCAGCATCGGAATTTTCTCGTGCAGAGTACCTCCATACCGCGTCTGCAGACACCATTCCACTATCACAGAGAAGCCAGGCCTGACAAAAGCCTGAGATCGCAACAAGAAGTCTGCTTTTGCGGAAGGTGCTGACTTTGACCAGGTCCATAATCGCGCCTAAGAGTCCGCTATTGCAGAGGAAGTTGACCCAAGACCGGACCGCGATTGCGCCCCAGCATACGTGATCACGAGAATAACCTGAACATTTCCAACTTTCCCTTTTTAGCCTCATTATATTTCTAATCCCTAGCTGGAGATATTTTAGACTTTATTAACATCTTTAAGCAGTAATATAAATATCGTACTTTCCCAATTTAGTAGAGTTAGATTATATTGATGTATGAAGTTGGCAGGCGTAGCTCTTTGATCAATTCCAACTTTGCAAGGGAATTTAACTATCTTCTTGATGGGTTCTATAGCTTAGGTGCTAGCGTTCTAGTGAAGAAGGTGACTTTGTTGCCTTTCAATCTAGTCATTGTCTACTTTGTAGAATTTCCTTTATGTCAGATCTAATTTCTATCCCTTAAATttctttttgttgttattttttattaCATCAAATCATCACTCTATGAGCGAGCATCTGGGGTTGAGTTAGACTCAAGGTCAATTTTCTTAGCAATCAGCTTAAAATATCACAGTAACAAGCAATAAGGGGTTGTGAATGTTTTAAGATGTGGCAAAAAGAAAACAGGAATGTGAATGATTTCCTTATGAGGAACCCCAACAGAATTAGCAAGTCGAAGTTGCACACGAACTGATC
Coding sequences within it:
- the LOC132603538 gene encoding uncharacterized protein LOC132603538 isoform X1; this encodes MYTSYPLQTPLVGSHYVCCCCTVLILVSGYSFVVAFNVAIGGSKVLAFDFLKVVLVLLMQIFSLEAYLVEEIMTEINSQVKENSLILIKQGAEARVFESSFVGKRCIVKERFSKKYRHPTLDTKLTLKRLNAEARCMTKARRLGVLTPVLYAVDVVSHTLTFEYLEGSLVKDILLDFGSHGIVEERMNDIAFHIGSAMGKLHDGGLIHGDLTTSNMLIRKDTNRLVLIDFGLSFTSTLPEDKAVDLYVLERALLSMHSSCGNVMDRILAAYRKSSKQWSSTLNKFAEVRQRGRKRTMIG
- the LOC132603538 gene encoding uncharacterized protein LOC132603538 isoform X2: MQIFSLEAYLVEEIMTEINSQVKENSLILIKQGAEARVFESSFVGKRCIVKERFSKKYRHPTLDTKLTLKRLNAEARCMTKARRLGVLTPVLYAVDVVSHTLTFEYLEGSLVKDILLDFGSHGIVEERMNDIAFHIGSAMGKLHDGGLIHGDLTTSNMLIRKDTNRLVLIDFGLSFTSTLPEDKAVDLYVLERALLSMHSSCGNVMDRILAAYRKSSKQWSSTLNKFAEVRQRGRKRTMIG
- the LOC132603538 gene encoding uncharacterized protein LOC132603538 isoform X3; amino-acid sequence: MTEINSQVKENSLILIKQGAEARVFESSFVGKRCIVKERFSKKYRHPTLDTKLTLKRLNAEARCMTKARRLGVLTPVLYAVDVVSHTLTFEYLEGSLVKDILLDFGSHGIVEERMNDIAFHIGSAMGKLHDGGLIHGDLTTSNMLIRKDTNRLVLIDFGLSFTSTLPEDKAVDLYVLERALLSMHSSCGNVMDRILAAYRKSSKQWSSTLNKFAEVRQRGRKRTMIG